From the Polaribacter tangerinus genome, the window ATAATTCTCGTTTTTTTGAGCATACTTCTCTTGTCCTGCCCAAGGTAAAAAGAAACCGAAGTGTTTATGTATTTCGAGGATAGGGGTATCTAATGCTAACCCTGTTCTTATATCTTTTGCTAATAATGTTTTGTAATCTGTAACAATTACAAAGCGTGGATTGTGTTTTAAGGCATCGGTATTTTTTGTTAATTCATCTATTGTGTTTAATAGTGTACCAGATGCTACTTCTTTAAAAAGCATTTTACTTTTATAGAGTACTTCACCTTCAACTTTAGATAAGTTAAAATCCCCTTTCTTTAAACGTGTTATCGTTGTTTTAGATATACCGTAGGCTTTCAGCAAGTCGAATACAAATTCTTCTTTATTGAAATTATCAACTAAGGCTGTTACGTTTTTTTCTATTTGGGATGCGTTCATTTATAAATAATTCTTTTTCATTACTAATCTATCATAAATGTATGAAAAGGATAATTAAATTTCGTATTAAGTTATTAACGTTTTATTACTCCTCCATTTCTTTATCGGTTAAAACATCTGGTCTAAATTCACTCATTTTTTCGGTGTTTTTACATTTAAGTTTTGCATATTCGAAACCAGAATCCCACCATTTTTTCATGAGTATTTTATCGAAAACTAAGGAGTTTGTGGTTAAAACCGTAGGTGTATAAAATAAATTTAGTTTTAAGTTTTTATTAGAAGCTGCCAATTTTCCGATAGTAATATTGTGTCTTTCTACATGTACTAACATAAAATCGAACACATCAAACAATAAAGAAAAAGGATTTCTAGCAGGTAATTTGTTAATCTGTGTTACTTCAGTTTCTAAAATTATTGCATCAATTTCGGTGGCTCCTCTTAAAATGGCTTCACGAATCGGAATCAAAGAACCAAAACCACCATCAGCATATTGGCAGTTGTTTTTTTCTAACAAACTCATAAAAGGAACATAATTACAAGAACCCCAAATCCAATCACAAAAATCTTCGTAAGTACAATCATTAATCGATTTATATTCTATTTGATTGGCCGTTAAATTAGAAACCGTAACTACTACCTCTTTGTTATTTTCTCTAATTTGTTGATACATTTCTCGGGTAACCTTTTTCTTAATTAAAGAACGTAAATTTTTACTTTCTCCAAATGTTTTTCGACCATTAATAAAATTCCATAAAGTATTTAAATGATGAATACTAATAACCTTTTCCCCGCCTACTTTTTTAATTTTAAAAGGATTGTTGCTAAAAATAGTTTCTTGATTAACATTGGTGTACAATTCTTTTAATTCATCTATCATACCTAAAGCCAAATGAGAA encodes:
- a CDS encoding patatin-like phospholipase family protein, whose protein sequence is MKKALVISGGGSKGAFAGGVAQYLMKNQGNEYDLFLGTSTGSLMVSHLALGMIDELKELYTNVNQETIFSNNPFKIKKVGGEKVISIHHLNTLWNFINGRKTFGESKNLRSLIKKKVTREMYQQIRENNKEVVVTVSNLTANQIEYKSINDCTYEDFCDWIWGSCNYVPFMSLLEKNNCQYADGGFGSLIPIREAILRGATEIDAIILETEVTQINKLPARNPFSLLFDVFDFMLVHVERHNITIGKLAASNKNLKLNLFYTPTVLTTNSLVFDKILMKKWWDSGFEYAKLKCKNTEKMSEFRPDVLTDKEMEE